A single window of Acidobacteriota bacterium DNA harbors:
- a CDS encoding DUF3341 domain-containing protein, whose translation MRAVYGLYDDPHVAQQAVDNLRAAGVADADITVISSEPFDHFEFGHRDAKTAMPWVAVAAGVVGLGLSYYLLGAAQRSWPIVTSGMPIVPLWSNLIIIFEMTMLSAILATVVYLFVSAGLPSKGGKMYDPEVSDGYILVGVENPQDGARLEPALTIRGGRVKRVES comes from the coding sequence ATGAGGGCCGTCTACGGTCTGTACGACGACCCGCACGTCGCGCAGCAGGCGGTCGACAACCTGCGCGCGGCGGGCGTGGCCGATGCTGACATCACCGTCATCTCGTCGGAGCCGTTCGACCATTTCGAGTTCGGGCACCGGGATGCGAAGACCGCCATGCCCTGGGTGGCCGTGGCTGCCGGTGTCGTCGGGCTGGGGCTGAGCTACTACCTGCTCGGCGCGGCGCAGCGGTCGTGGCCGATCGTCACCTCCGGCATGCCGATCGTACCGTTGTGGTCGAACCTGATCATCATCTTCGAGATGACGATGCTGAGCGCCATTCTCGCGACGGTCGTCTACCTGTTCGTCTCGGCCGGGCTGCCAAGCAAGGGCGGCAAGATGTACGACCCCGAAGTGTCGGACGGCTACATCCTGGTCGGGGTCGAGAACCCGCAGGACGGCGCCCGCCTTGAGCCCGCGCTCACCATCCGCGGCGGGCGCGTGAAGCGAGTTGAAAGTTGA
- the nrfD gene encoding NrfD/PsrC family molybdoenzyme membrane anchor subunit, translating into MVRPLFQTSIWFYAIVFAAGTVVACGAAAWGYQIWFGIGSAGIRWPVFWGFYLVNFVFWIGISHAGTLISAILRLVNAGWRRPVTRCAEAITVFALMIGAMFPIIHLGRPWLAFWLFPYPSDREIWPNFRSPLAWDFFAINTYLTGSVLFLFLPMIPDFALIRDRSTGWRKTVYGLLSFGWRGTTKQWNRLESAMQIMAVAILPVAVSVHTIVSFDFSMAAVPMWHSTIFGPYFVAGAIFSGIAALIIAMAVLRKMLGLEKYLQPLHFENLGKLLLLMSILWAYFVFAERLTVWYGNEHHEMVVFWATQRGAFAPFYWTMVICNFVIPFVILANYKTRTIAGCVIASIGVLIGMWLERFLIIIPSLAHKQLPYSWGEYAPQPVELTIMAATFAGMILLYALFSKFVPIIAIWELKAGLPSRLDPAALAEASLLATRLDTEEFSDASSTHGEHR; encoded by the coding sequence TTGGTCCGGCCGTTGTTCCAGACCTCGATCTGGTTCTACGCCATCGTCTTTGCGGCCGGCACCGTCGTCGCCTGCGGCGCCGCGGCGTGGGGCTACCAGATCTGGTTCGGCATTGGTTCGGCGGGCATCCGCTGGCCGGTGTTCTGGGGTTTCTATCTCGTCAACTTCGTGTTCTGGATTGGCATCAGCCACGCCGGCACCCTGATCTCGGCGATCCTGCGGCTGGTGAACGCCGGCTGGCGCCGGCCGGTCACGCGCTGCGCCGAGGCGATCACCGTATTCGCGTTGATGATCGGCGCGATGTTTCCGATCATCCACCTGGGCCGTCCGTGGCTGGCCTTCTGGCTGTTTCCCTATCCGAGCGACCGTGAGATCTGGCCGAACTTCCGGTCGCCGCTGGCGTGGGACTTCTTCGCGATCAACACGTATCTCACCGGCAGCGTGCTGTTTTTGTTCCTGCCGATGATTCCCGACTTCGCGTTGATTCGCGATCGCTCGACCGGCTGGCGCAAGACGGTGTACGGCTTGCTGTCGTTTGGCTGGCGCGGCACCACCAAGCAGTGGAACCGGCTCGAATCGGCCATGCAGATCATGGCCGTCGCCATTCTCCCGGTGGCCGTCTCGGTGCATACCATCGTCTCGTTCGACTTCTCGATGGCGGCCGTGCCCATGTGGCACTCCACGATCTTCGGGCCGTACTTCGTGGCCGGCGCCATTTTCAGCGGCATCGCGGCCTTGATCATCGCCATGGCGGTGCTGCGCAAGATGCTCGGGCTCGAGAAATACCTGCAGCCGCTGCACTTCGAGAATCTGGGCAAGCTGCTGTTGTTGATGAGCATTCTGTGGGCGTACTTCGTGTTCGCCGAGCGCCTGACCGTGTGGTACGGCAACGAGCATCACGAGATGGTGGTGTTCTGGGCCACCCAGCGCGGTGCCTTCGCGCCGTTCTACTGGACCATGGTGATCTGCAACTTCGTGATCCCGTTCGTGATCCTGGCCAACTACAAGACGCGAACGATCGCCGGCTGCGTGATCGCCTCGATCGGCGTCCTGATTGGGATGTGGCTCGAGCGCTTCCTGATCATCATTCCGTCGCTGGCACACAAGCAGTTGCCCTATTCGTGGGGCGAATACGCGCCGCAGCCGGTGGAACTGACGATCATGGCCGCCACCTTCGCGGGCATGATCCTGCTCTATGCGCTGTTCTCGAAGTTCGTCCCGATCATCGCGATCTGGGAGCTCAAAGCCGGCTTGCCATCGCGTCTTGACCCGGCGGCCCTGGCCGAGGCGTCGTTGCTGGCGACACGGCTCGACACCGAAGAGTTCTCAGACGCGTCCTCGACCCACGGAGAGCATCGATGA
- a CDS encoding 4Fe-4S dicluster domain-containing protein, whose translation MAAYRWGMAVDLDKCTGCEACVTACHAENNIPTVGAQQAARGRAMHWIRVERYYEGNYPDVKVKFRPVLCQQCDNAPCESVCPTYAAHRNEDGLNAQVYNRCIGTRYCANACTYNVRFFNFFNPEWPKPLNLQLNPDVSIREVGVMEKCTFCVQRIKAAKTTAKAENRGLVDGALQPACAQACPTTALVFGDLNDPNSRVARLSQSPRGSKLLEDLGAEPKITYLDKQSWHEPDTF comes from the coding sequence ATGGCGGCTTATCGCTGGGGGATGGCGGTCGATCTCGACAAGTGCACGGGCTGCGAGGCCTGTGTCACGGCCTGCCATGCCGAGAACAACATTCCGACCGTGGGCGCGCAACAGGCCGCGCGCGGCCGCGCCATGCACTGGATCCGCGTCGAGCGTTACTACGAGGGCAACTACCCCGACGTGAAGGTCAAGTTCCGGCCGGTGCTGTGCCAGCAGTGCGACAACGCGCCGTGCGAATCGGTGTGCCCGACCTATGCCGCTCACCGGAACGAAGACGGCCTGAACGCGCAGGTCTACAACCGCTGCATTGGCACCCGCTACTGCGCCAACGCCTGCACCTACAACGTCCGGTTCTTCAACTTCTTCAACCCGGAGTGGCCCAAGCCGCTCAACCTGCAGCTCAATCCCGACGTCTCGATCCGCGAAGTGGGCGTGATGGAGAAGTGCACCTTCTGCGTGCAGCGGATCAAGGCCGCGAAGACGACCGCCAAGGCCGAGAACCGCGGCCTGGTGGACGGCGCGCTGCAGCCGGCGTGCGCGCAGGCGTGCCCGACCACCGCGCTCGTGTTCGGCGACCTGAACGATCCGAACAGCCGCGTCGCGCGGCTGTCGCAGTCGCCGCGTGGCAGCAAGTTGCTCGAAGACCTCGGCGCCGAGCCGAAGATCACCTACCTGGACAAGCAAAGCTGGCATGAACCGGACACTTTCTAG
- a CDS encoding molybdopterin-dependent oxidoreductase, whose product MDRRNFIKLTAITGTAAALTACGNPENQIIRFIPEDDLVPGVATWKPSICPLCAAGCGVIARVMDGDAEVFRNGQPGVISMGLAKKLEGNPEDAISQGKLCSRGQAAIQVTYHPDRLANPRKRTGERGSGQFADISWDEAITELVGQLDTLVAANDQQSLALLTKPRRGRRMDLQAEWLQRFGAKAPVTYELFGDEVLRRANAQAFGSHQLATVDLENARYVISFGADFLGTWNSAVAQSVAYGRMRQSGRGLRPKFVHVDARLTQTAANADEFVACKPGTEGLLAMAIAAVVNKTADAGDYAPANVAGKTGVPVEKIERLAREFAANGPSVALVGGPPLAHTNAAFHAFAVNTLNRAANALNQPGGLSFVPQGSPAATRPLKEILDAAPKVLLIDDVNPVFASPASWQVAEALKRVPFIVSFGSFVDETSALADLILPDHSFLESWVDAAPESGSAKAAPSKFGPVMRPLYDTRSTPDVLLDVSRKLATPFAPALPNTFEEYLSQEPAADVRRAGASAPAASAGAKAPALQYTEPVFDGDAAQYPYHFLPYASQAFGDGSTAHLPWLQELPDPMSSAMWCSWVEINELKARELGIAEGDLVEVTSTQGSVRAHAFLNPGLAPDAVAMPVGQGHTNFTRYATNRGVNPIAILAPTTIPETGTLAWSATRVKIARVGGPDTDGLILFGGATRERPDWTHGRGDEH is encoded by the coding sequence ATGGACCGCCGAAATTTCATCAAGCTCACCGCCATCACCGGCACCGCCGCTGCGCTGACCGCGTGCGGGAACCCGGAAAATCAGATCATCCGCTTCATTCCGGAAGATGACCTGGTCCCTGGCGTGGCGACCTGGAAGCCCAGCATCTGTCCGCTGTGCGCCGCCGGCTGTGGCGTGATCGCGCGGGTCATGGACGGCGATGCCGAGGTGTTCCGCAACGGCCAACCCGGCGTCATCAGCATGGGGCTCGCCAAGAAGCTCGAAGGCAATCCCGAGGATGCGATCAGCCAGGGCAAGCTGTGCTCGCGCGGGCAAGCGGCCATTCAGGTGACCTATCACCCCGACCGCCTGGCCAACCCGCGCAAGCGCACCGGCGAGCGGGGCAGCGGGCAGTTTGCCGACATCTCGTGGGACGAGGCGATCACGGAGTTGGTGGGCCAGCTCGATACGCTCGTCGCCGCCAACGACCAGCAATCGCTGGCGCTGCTGACCAAGCCCCGGCGCGGCCGCCGAATGGATTTGCAGGCCGAGTGGCTGCAGCGCTTTGGCGCCAAGGCGCCCGTGACCTACGAGTTATTCGGAGACGAGGTGCTGCGTCGCGCGAATGCCCAGGCCTTTGGCTCGCACCAGTTGGCGACGGTCGACCTCGAGAACGCCCGCTACGTGATCTCGTTCGGTGCCGACTTCCTCGGCACGTGGAACTCGGCCGTCGCCCAGAGCGTGGCCTACGGCCGCATGCGACAGTCGGGCCGTGGCCTGCGACCGAAGTTCGTGCACGTGGACGCGCGCCTGACGCAGACCGCCGCCAACGCTGACGAGTTCGTCGCCTGCAAGCCGGGCACCGAAGGCTTGTTGGCCATGGCGATCGCCGCGGTCGTGAATAAGACGGCCGACGCGGGCGACTATGCGCCCGCGAACGTTGCCGGGAAGACCGGCGTGCCGGTGGAGAAGATCGAGCGCCTCGCACGCGAGTTCGCCGCCAACGGGCCGTCGGTGGCGCTGGTCGGCGGCCCGCCACTCGCCCACACCAACGCGGCGTTCCACGCCTTCGCGGTCAACACGCTGAACCGCGCGGCCAACGCCCTGAATCAACCGGGCGGCCTGTCGTTCGTGCCGCAGGGGAGCCCGGCGGCGACCCGCCCGCTGAAGGAGATTCTCGACGCCGCCCCGAAGGTCCTGTTGATCGATGATGTGAATCCGGTGTTTGCATCGCCGGCGTCGTGGCAGGTGGCCGAGGCGCTCAAGCGCGTGCCGTTCATCGTCAGCTTCGGTTCGTTCGTGGACGAGACGAGCGCGCTGGCCGATTTGATCCTGCCGGATCACTCGTTCCTGGAATCGTGGGTGGACGCCGCGCCGGAGAGCGGATCGGCGAAGGCCGCGCCGAGCAAGTTTGGTCCGGTGATGCGGCCGCTGTACGACACGCGTTCCACCCCAGACGTGTTGCTGGACGTATCGCGCAAGCTGGCCACGCCGTTCGCGCCGGCACTGCCGAACACGTTTGAAGAGTATTTGAGTCAAGAACCTGCCGCCGACGTTCGGAGAGCGGGCGCTTCAGCGCCCGCTGCCTCGGCGGGGGCTAAAGCCCCCGCCCTCCAGTACACCGAGCCCGTCTTCGACGGTGATGCGGCGCAATACCCGTATCACTTCCTGCCGTACGCCTCGCAGGCGTTCGGCGACGGCTCAACCGCGCACCTGCCGTGGCTGCAGGAACTGCCGGATCCCATGAGTTCGGCCATGTGGTGCAGCTGGGTGGAGATCAACGAGCTCAAGGCCCGCGAGCTCGGCATCGCCGAGGGCGACCTGGTGGAAGTGACCTCCACGCAGGGCAGCGTGCGCGCGCATGCGTTTCTCAATCCCGGCCTGGCGCCCGACGCCGTGGCCATGCCGGTCGGGCAAGGCCATACCAACTTCACGCGGTACGCGACCAATCGTGGCGTGAACCCCATTGCCATCCTGGCGCCGACGACCATTCCCGAAACCGGGACGCTGGCATGGTCGGCGACGCGGGTGAAGATTGCCCGCGTCGGCGGCCCCGACACCGATGGCCTGATCCTGTTTGGCGGCGCCACGCGCGAACGGCCCGACTGGACCCACGGCCGGGGAGACGAGCACTAA
- a CDS encoding cytochrome c3 family protein produces the protein MPGHRAGGAWPYVALACLFLVTLVTAACEFASPGRPSGMSDRSRWGTSAVFTPAHATPGEAIAAFFDRRPANVEQPFDFSHQIHLSKGAVCTDCHTGVEQGPRAGLPSVNTCMICHSQIATERPLIQQLTRLQEQGLDLNWRRVYDYQPQAHVRFDHAPHIRAKVECSTCHGNQAEQTVARRAVNMTMSFCVNCHKEKQASNDCLTCHY, from the coding sequence TTGCCGGGGCATCGGGCAGGCGGCGCGTGGCCCTATGTGGCGCTCGCGTGCCTGTTCCTGGTCACCCTGGTGACGGCGGCGTGCGAATTTGCCAGTCCTGGCCGGCCGTCCGGCATGTCCGATCGTTCGCGATGGGGCACGTCGGCCGTGTTCACGCCTGCGCACGCCACGCCGGGCGAGGCGATCGCCGCGTTTTTCGATCGGCGGCCTGCCAACGTCGAACAGCCGTTCGACTTCTCACACCAGATCCACCTCTCCAAGGGCGCGGTCTGCACCGACTGCCACACTGGCGTCGAGCAGGGTCCGCGCGCCGGCTTGCCGAGCGTCAACACCTGCATGATCTGCCACTCGCAGATCGCCACCGAGCGGCCGTTGATCCAGCAGCTCACCAGGCTGCAGGAGCAGGGACTCGACTTGAACTGGCGGCGCGTCTACGACTACCAGCCGCAGGCGCACGTGCGGTTCGACCACGCGCCCCACATCAGGGCCAAGGTGGAGTGTTCGACGTGTCACGGCAACCAGGCGGAGCAGACCGTGGCCCGCCGCGCCGTCAACATGACGATGTCGTTCTGCGTGAACTGCCACAAGGAAAAGCAGGCGTCGAACGACTGCCTGACCTGTCATTACTGA
- a CDS encoding cytochrome c: MNWTSRGIFPTVALVWIVATGVSVWAQAPAPAGPAAVPAEARKMKAAFASSPAAIAAGKVLYTKYCRFCHGNTGAGDSTMAPKNMKPSNLTDTTWTRGSSEGEMFWVIQNGAPPEYDMKGLKGKITDADTWNLVHYVRSLGGVPKS; this comes from the coding sequence ATGAACTGGACCTCCAGAGGAATATTCCCCACTGTCGCCCTCGTGTGGATCGTCGCGACTGGCGTCAGTGTGTGGGCCCAGGCCCCGGCCCCGGCGGGCCCGGCCGCCGTACCGGCCGAGGCCAGGAAAATGAAGGCGGCGTTCGCTTCGTCACCGGCGGCCATTGCGGCAGGCAAGGTGCTCTACACGAAGTACTGTCGCTTCTGCCACGGCAACACCGGCGCGGGCGACAGCACCATGGCGCCCAAGAACATGAAGCCGTCGAACCTGACCGACACCACCTGGACCCGCGGCTCGAGCGAAGGCGAGATGTTCTGGGTCATCCAGAACGGCGCCCCGCCCGAGTACGACATGAAGGGCCTCAAGGGCAAGATTACCGACGCCGACACCTGGAACCTCGTCCACTACGTCCGCAGCCTCGGTGGTGTTCCCAAGTCGTAA
- a CDS encoding response regulator: protein MSLHFSLEQMTRLREATRLLATRAADLEHGLQSLLASVELDMRDGSDEPSARRTGAVRLARQLCLDAREQQIALEQVIVDLGADLPADRPRSPVVLVADGYPEHREWLLNLLNEAGFLVRTVTNGLEAVIAAHQLRPAVILMDIGLPVLDGIEATRLIKAIDELRAARVIALSPEPVDRPSFNSELFAAILPKPSTPDQVLATVQRWVHEPSAPPDGPAHERP from the coding sequence GTGTCGCTGCATTTCTCACTCGAACAGATGACGCGGTTACGCGAAGCGACCCGCCTGCTGGCCACCCGGGCCGCTGACCTCGAACACGGCCTGCAATCGCTGCTGGCCAGTGTCGAGCTGGATATGCGCGACGGTTCAGACGAGCCGAGTGCCAGGCGGACCGGGGCCGTGCGCCTGGCCCGGCAGCTGTGCCTTGATGCGAGGGAGCAGCAAATCGCGCTCGAGCAGGTGATCGTTGACCTGGGTGCGGACCTGCCCGCGGATCGCCCGCGTTCGCCGGTGGTGCTGGTGGCCGACGGCTATCCCGAACATCGCGAGTGGTTGTTGAACCTGTTGAACGAAGCCGGCTTCCTGGTGCGAACGGTGACGAACGGGCTCGAGGCGGTGATCGCGGCCCACCAGCTGCGGCCGGCGGTCATCCTGATGGACATCGGCCTGCCGGTGCTTGACGGGATCGAGGCCACGCGCTTGATCAAGGCGATTGATGAACTCCGCGCCGCCCGGGTGATCGCCTTGAGCCCGGAGCCCGTCGATCGCCCCTCGTTCAATTCCGAGTTGTTCGCGGCCATTCTGCCCAAGCCCTCGACGCCAGACCAGGTGCTCGCGACCGTGCAGCGCTGGGTGCACGAACCGTCCGCCCCGCCGGACGGACCCGCGCACGAAAGGCCCTGA
- a CDS encoding Crp/Fnr family transcriptional regulator encodes MRNTRSPATRLLPDGTPLKNKILLKLPAELYARVAKDLTIVDVVLGAALFESGVVSRQVYFPNGGVYSVTNQMRDGELVEVATVGIEGMLGVGVFLGDAVGTGRTLQQVPDGRLPAMPAARFLDYTTEPGPFRDLVARYAQAHILQIMQCTACNALHRLEQRCSRWLLQTHDRVEGDEFLLKQEFLAIMLGTNRPSVTVVMGVLQKAGAISSRYGRITVLDRKKLERMSCECYRAIRDNFRRLGI; translated from the coding sequence ATGCGCAACACTCGGAGTCCGGCCACCCGGCTTCTACCGGATGGAACACCGCTTAAAAACAAGATCCTTTTAAAGCTGCCGGCCGAGCTCTACGCCCGCGTCGCGAAGGACCTCACCATCGTCGACGTGGTGCTCGGCGCGGCGCTCTTCGAAAGCGGGGTCGTCTCACGCCAGGTGTACTTCCCGAACGGCGGCGTGTACTCGGTGACCAACCAGATGCGCGACGGCGAACTGGTGGAGGTTGCCACCGTCGGGATCGAGGGCATGCTGGGCGTGGGGGTGTTTCTTGGCGACGCGGTCGGTACCGGCCGGACACTGCAACAGGTCCCCGACGGCCGGCTGCCGGCCATGCCCGCCGCCCGCTTCCTGGACTACACCACCGAGCCAGGCCCCTTCCGCGATCTGGTGGCGCGCTACGCCCAGGCCCACATCCTGCAGATCATGCAGTGCACGGCGTGCAACGCGCTGCACCGACTCGAGCAGCGCTGCAGCCGCTGGCTGCTGCAGACCCACGACCGCGTCGAGGGTGACGAGTTCCTGCTCAAGCAGGAGTTCCTCGCCATCATGCTTGGCACCAACCGGCCCAGCGTCACGGTGGTCATGGGCGTGCTCCAGAAGGCTGGCGCAATCTCGAGCCGGTACGGGCGCATTACCGTCCTCGACCGCAAGAAGCTCGAACGGATGTCGTGCGAGTGCTACCGGGCGATCCGCGATAACTTCCGACGCCTCGGAATCTAG
- a CDS encoding N-acetylmuramoyl-L-alanine amidase: protein MTVTHLRWTAVVAVLALSLAAAAQTPSLTVLSREGRKPLPLTAINNLDYVAVDDINTAFGTTAREDRLAGGLTISLRGRSIVLTVDQNVVSVGGRLVNLPSPPVRRDNRWFVPAEFLPRALSLLLDTRLDLRRAARLLIVGDVRVPRVVARVDAGTTNAAVTFEVTPNTEARVTAQADRLVVQFEADVLDLALPSLPPQTFLTGLTAGDTPNTVVLTTGPRYASYRVTTSQADAGSGRLTVDLLPAATTDAPAAPAVPPPDARLVIPSQAPSTGLRTVVIDPGHGGDELGTQGAKGTLEKDVTLSVARRLRTLIESRLGAKVFLTREDDRTVSLDDRSAFANNHQADVFLSIHANSAVRPAVKGAEVYFLTVERADAEARKRAGDQATTLPALGGGSREIDLILWETAQARYLEQSAALAGFVEQALAGRVEMSPRAVQQAPFRVLVGANMPAALVEIGYLSNAEQETQLASGSYQDQVAQALLDALIKFRGFLEH, encoded by the coding sequence TTGACTGTCACCCACCTGCGGTGGACCGCCGTCGTGGCGGTGCTGGCGCTGTCGCTCGCCGCGGCGGCCCAGACGCCGTCGCTGACCGTGCTGTCGCGCGAGGGGCGCAAGCCCCTGCCACTCACCGCCATCAACAATCTTGACTACGTCGCGGTTGACGACATCAACACCGCGTTTGGCACGACCGCGCGCGAGGATCGGCTGGCCGGCGGCCTCACCATCTCGCTGCGCGGCCGGTCGATTGTGCTGACCGTCGATCAGAACGTGGTCTCGGTCGGCGGCCGGCTGGTCAACCTGCCGTCGCCGCCGGTCAGGCGCGACAATCGCTGGTTCGTGCCGGCGGAGTTTCTGCCGCGGGCGCTGTCGCTGCTCCTCGATACGCGGCTCGACCTGCGGCGGGCCGCGCGCCTGCTGATCGTCGGCGACGTGCGGGTGCCGCGCGTGGTCGCACGCGTCGATGCCGGCACCACCAACGCGGCCGTGACCTTCGAGGTCACGCCGAACACCGAGGCCCGCGTCACGGCGCAGGCGGACCGGCTGGTGGTGCAGTTCGAGGCTGACGTGCTCGACCTGGCGCTGCCCTCGCTGCCGCCGCAAACCTTCCTGACCGGGCTGACCGCCGGCGACACGCCCAACACGGTGGTGCTGACGACCGGGCCGCGCTACGCGTCGTACCGCGTCACCACGTCGCAGGCCGACGCCGGGTCGGGCCGCCTCACCGTCGACTTGCTGCCGGCCGCCACCACTGATGCGCCCGCGGCGCCGGCCGTGCCGCCGCCGGATGCGCGGCTGGTCATTCCGTCGCAGGCGCCGTCCACCGGCCTGCGCACAGTGGTGATCGATCCAGGCCACGGCGGCGACGAACTCGGCACGCAAGGCGCGAAGGGCACGCTCGAAAAGGACGTGACGCTATCGGTGGCGCGCCGGCTGCGCACCCTGATTGAAAGCCGGCTGGGCGCCAAGGTCTTCCTGACGCGCGAGGATGATCGCACGGTGTCGCTCGATGACCGCTCGGCGTTTGCCAATAACCACCAGGCCGACGTCTTTCTCAGCATCCACGCCAACTCGGCGGTGCGGCCGGCGGTCAAGGGCGCGGAGGTCTATTTCCTGACGGTGGAGCGCGCCGATGCCGAGGCCCGCAAGCGGGCCGGCGACCAGGCCACCACCCTGCCGGCGCTCGGCGGCGGCTCGCGCGAGATCGACCTGATCCTCTGGGAGACCGCGCAGGCCCGCTACCTCGAACAGTCAGCGGCCCTTGCCGGCTTCGTCGAACAGGCCCTCGCGGGCCGCGTCGAGATGAGCCCACGGGCCGTGCAACAGGCGCCGTTCCGGGTGCTGGTCGGCGCCAACATGCCGGCCGCGCTCGTCGAGATCGGATACCTCTCCAACGCCGAGCAGGAAACCCAGCTCGCCAGCGGCAGCTACCAGGACCAGGTGGCGCAGGCCCTGCTTGACGCCCTCATCAAGTTCCGCGGGTTCCTTGAACATTAA
- a CDS encoding GerMN domain-containing protein, translated as MNIKLPRKLTTGQWAAIIGGIAAALLFAWAVIGGLTRVLNTPAPGAAVDAPVTAASALDDPAVPRIKATLYFAAEDGLRLVAAERDVPLAVGAVAQARSILEAQLSAEPAAPLLSTIPKGATLRGVFISARNEAFVDLDPVIRTAHPGGSHQELMTVYTIVNALLTNLPNLQEVQILIGGQEVDTLAGHVDLRRPLRKNEGLLLPPTSTPTPPSPQ; from the coding sequence TTGAACATTAAGCTGCCGCGGAAGCTGACGACCGGGCAGTGGGCGGCCATCATCGGCGGCATCGCCGCTGCGCTGCTCTTCGCCTGGGCCGTCATTGGCGGATTGACCCGCGTCCTGAACACGCCGGCGCCCGGCGCGGCCGTCGACGCGCCGGTCACGGCGGCGTCGGCGTTGGACGATCCGGCCGTGCCGCGCATCAAGGCCACGCTGTATTTCGCGGCGGAAGACGGCCTGCGGCTGGTCGCGGCCGAGCGCGACGTGCCGCTGGCCGTGGGCGCGGTCGCCCAGGCGCGCTCGATCCTCGAGGCGCAGCTGTCGGCCGAGCCGGCTGCGCCGCTGCTGTCCACGATCCCGAAAGGCGCGACGCTGCGCGGGGTGTTCATCTCCGCGCGCAACGAGGCGTTCGTGGACCTCGACCCCGTCATCAGGACCGCGCACCCCGGCGGCTCCCACCAGGAGCTGATGACCGTTTACACCATCGTCAACGCGCTGCTGACCAACCTGCCGAACCTGCAGGAAGTGCAGATCCTGATCGGCGGACAGGAAGTCGACACGCTCGCGGGACATGTGGACTTGCGCCGCCCGCTGCGGAAGAATGAGGGGTTGCTTTTGCCGCCCACGTCCACACCAACACCCCCGAGTCCCCAATGA
- the rph gene encoding ribonuclease PH yields MTRLNDRAPGELRPTTITPNFSIHAEGSVLIEVGFTRVICTASIEDKVPPFLRGAGKGWVTAEYGMLPRATNTRSGREATAGKVGGRTMEIQRLIGRSLRSVIKLEQLGERTIWLDCDVIQADGGTRCASITGAFVALVLALGKLKNKDALRAIPVSDYVAATSVGIVGGMPLLDLAYEEDSKADVDMNIVKTSDGRFIEIQGTAEAEPFGTDALTGLLALADKGINDLVAKQREIVGPILGR; encoded by the coding sequence ATGACCCGCTTGAACGATCGCGCTCCCGGCGAACTGCGCCCCACCACCATCACGCCAAATTTCTCGATTCACGCGGAAGGCTCGGTGCTGATCGAGGTCGGCTTCACGCGCGTGATCTGCACGGCCAGCATCGAAGACAAGGTGCCGCCGTTCCTGCGCGGCGCCGGCAAGGGCTGGGTCACGGCCGAGTACGGCATGCTGCCGCGCGCCACCAACACCCGCTCGGGTCGCGAGGCCACGGCCGGCAAGGTCGGCGGCCGCACCATGGAGATCCAGCGGCTGATCGGCCGGTCGCTGCGCTCGGTGATCAAGCTCGAGCAGCTTGGCGAACGGACCATCTGGCTCGACTGCGACGTCATCCAGGCCGACGGCGGCACCCGCTGCGCGTCGATCACCGGCGCCTTCGTCGCGCTGGTGCTGGCGCTCGGCAAGCTCAAGAACAAGGACGCGCTACGCGCCATTCCGGTGTCGGATTACGTCGCCGCCACGAGCGTCGGCATTGTCGGCGGCATGCCGCTGCTCGACCTGGCCTACGAAGAAGACTCGAAGGCCGACGTCGACATGAACATCGTCAAGACCAGCGACGGCCGGTTCATCGAGATCCAGGGGACGGCCGAGGCCGAGCCCTTTGGCACCGACGCGCTCACGGGCCTGCTGGCGCTCGCCGACAAGGGCATCAACGACCTCGTCGCCAAGCAGCGCGAGATCGTCGGGCCGATTCTCGGCCGATGA